Below is a genomic region from Streptomyces roseoviridis.
TGGGCGCGTCCCCGGTGGCGTGGGCGGCACGCAGGTAGTCCTCCAGGACCCGCTCCGGTCCGGTTTCGTCGCCGAGGGTCCTCGCGGTGGCCTCGCCCTTGCGGAAGAGGGCGGCACCGACGGCGATCAGGGCCGCTGCCGTGACGAGGGCGAGGAGTGAAGTGGCCGCCAATGACGTGGCGTTGGAGCACGGCGTGACGCCGAAACCGGACCCGTCGAACCTGATCGAGGGCGCATACCGGTAGCTGACGTCGCAGGCGGACGCGGTGGGCGCGGCCGAAAGGGGCGCAAGCAGCGCCGCGAGCAGCAGGCACAGCGCACGGGCCGTGCGTCGCGTCGCCGTGAGAGCGGTGCGTGACGTCATGACCCCACCAGCCGACCGACGTCCGTACGCAACCGCATCGCCCTTGCCCGCAACGCCTCTCCCTCTTCCCGGGCTTCCCGCGCTTCCTGAGCCCGCTGCGCTTCCTGAGTCTCTTGTGCTTCTCGAGCGTCCTGCGTCTCTCGTTCTTCCCGTGCCTGTGGCTGTTCCCGCGCACCGAGGGCCGCCGCCGCGGCACGTTCCTGTTGCCAGCGCCAGCCGGCCACCTCCAACTGGGCCCGCTGGAAGCGCCGCAACGCCCGTGCCGCGGCCGGTCCGTGCCGTCGCCACGTGCTGACCAGGGCCCAGAACCGCAGGGCCGGGTCCAGGAGGAAGGGCACCTCGCGTTCGGTGACGGCGCCGCCGACGCCCGCCTCGGCGGCCTCGGCCGTCACCGCTCCACGCGCGGCGGCGACGCGGGCGCGGCTCCCGGAGCGCAGCAGCAGGAGGCACACCGTGAGGAACGGCACCTGCGGCGCCAGCCAGATGGCCGGGGAGATCACCAGGGTGTCGAGCGTCCCGCCGATGCCGACACGGTCGCGGACCAGCCCGGACAGCCACGCCGACAGGACCTCGTTGGCCACGGCCCCGCCGATCGCCGCCACCAGCCCCGCGGTGACCAGGCCGACACGCTGTGCGCGTCGCCGCGTCTGGGCCGCGAGCCCGATCCCGGCACCGACGAGTGCGCCGAAGACGACCTGGCTGCCGAACAGGGACGCGCACTGGCGGATCCAGTACTCGAAGCCGCCGGTCGCGCCGTTGAGGCTGCTCAGGATCGACCACAGCTCGATGACGATGACGCTTTCCGTGAAGTTGTACCCGAGCCCGGCGGCCGCGCCGAGCACGAGGCCCGTCACGACGTCGGTGACACGGTGCCGGAACATCAGGACCAGCAGG
It encodes:
- a CDS encoding PrsW family glutamic-type intramembrane protease, translating into MTERPTIGTPTPPSDLPRPSPPAPASTPASTVAAGRRLLRDDEVARGRALLVVRLVIGAYLLELLLNLTRPHVLPDEPSLTIFWRFPGMPEEGALDSFGSLFAIPRTAFWGVLAGIVAGIALQAVIVRMPSEDRRATVLTWAALAVLLGPFALFSLFVLAKSPLLVLACVPTSAFALWLIHRAQRFGWLPLPMLLTAFGWGALIQWGVGRAFTNLAYGTVNGYMYEGTDLTGSTTDGSGNQVDFTFTFDLGYRTIDVTLLHLSTVNQLAAAAGVVLLVLMFRHRVTDVVTGLVLGAAAGLGYNFTESVIVIELWSILSSLNGATGGFEYWIRQCASLFGSQVVFGALVGAGIGLAAQTRRRAQRVGLVTAGLVAAIGGAVANEVLSAWLSGLVRDRVGIGGTLDTLVISPAIWLAPQVPFLTVCLLLLRSGSRARVAAARGAVTAEAAEAGVGGAVTEREVPFLLDPALRFWALVSTWRRHGPAAARALRRFQRAQLEVAGWRWQQERAAAAALGAREQPQAREERETQDAREAQETQEAQRAQEAREAREEGEALRARAMRLRTDVGRLVGS